One genomic window of Halorubrum hochsteinianum includes the following:
- a CDS encoding MATE family efflux transporter: protein MGLRDAVDSLFKGADDLDLTSGDIGWPLFFLSLPIVVQNLFQVLYNLADTFWLGRYSTEALSAITFAFPIVFLMISLALGVSVAGSVLVAQHTGAGNEERAAYAASQTMAYAAVISVVLGVLGYVFVDDITALLGVNETVAPLVVEYMRVYAVGLFAVFGFAVFMALMRGYGDTVTPMYVMAGSVVLNILLDPIFIFGFDANPLFAVLGLGGLEAAALDATGFTGWGIAGAAIATVGSRALALLVGLRIMFRGDRGVQIRLSEMLPDPEFGKTVIGIGLPASAEGAARSVSITALLVVVATFPNAVSGAYGIGTRIFSVIFLPALAVSQGIETMTGQNIGAGELDRAADTNHFGARAMLVLLTVGGGVIVLAARPIAGVFSPDPAVVDHATTFLRVSGLSFGFIGVMRAYTGGFRGAGHTMIAAVISLITLGFVRLPVAWVAADPLGAMGLWIAFPVSNVVGGVVAYLWFERDTWRDGNLTEEGPSTEEIGPGVASPEDD from the coding sequence ATGGGACTCCGCGACGCGGTCGACTCGCTGTTCAAGGGGGCCGACGACCTGGACCTCACCTCGGGCGACATCGGCTGGCCGCTGTTTTTCCTCTCTTTACCGATCGTCGTCCAGAACCTCTTTCAGGTGCTGTACAACCTCGCCGATACGTTCTGGCTCGGCCGCTACAGCACCGAGGCGCTGTCCGCGATCACGTTCGCGTTCCCCATCGTCTTCCTGATGATCTCGCTGGCGCTCGGCGTCTCCGTCGCGGGGAGCGTCCTCGTCGCCCAACACACCGGGGCCGGAAACGAGGAGCGCGCCGCGTACGCCGCCTCCCAGACGATGGCCTACGCGGCCGTCATCTCCGTCGTGCTGGGCGTGCTGGGGTACGTCTTCGTCGACGACATCACGGCGCTCCTCGGCGTGAACGAGACGGTCGCGCCGCTCGTCGTCGAGTACATGCGCGTCTACGCGGTGGGGCTGTTCGCCGTCTTCGGCTTCGCGGTGTTCATGGCGCTCATGCGCGGCTACGGCGACACCGTGACGCCGATGTACGTCATGGCCGGCTCGGTGGTCCTCAACATCCTCCTCGACCCGATATTCATCTTCGGGTTCGACGCGAACCCCCTGTTCGCCGTCCTCGGACTCGGCGGACTGGAGGCCGCGGCGCTCGACGCGACCGGATTCACCGGCTGGGGGATCGCCGGCGCTGCGATCGCCACCGTCGGCTCGCGGGCCCTCGCGCTCCTCGTCGGCCTCCGGATCATGTTCCGCGGCGACCGGGGGGTTCAGATCCGGCTCTCGGAGATGCTCCCGGACCCCGAGTTCGGGAAGACCGTCATCGGTATCGGGCTGCCGGCCTCCGCGGAGGGGGCGGCGCGGTCGGTGTCTATCACCGCGCTCCTCGTCGTGGTCGCGACGTTCCCGAACGCGGTCAGCGGGGCGTACGGCATCGGGACGCGGATCTTCTCCGTGATCTTCCTGCCGGCGCTCGCCGTCTCGCAGGGGATCGAGACGATGACCGGACAGAACATCGGCGCGGGGGAGCTGGACCGCGCGGCCGACACGAACCACTTCGGGGCGCGCGCCATGCTCGTCCTGCTCACGGTCGGCGGCGGGGTCATCGTCCTCGCCGCGAGACCGATCGCGGGCGTCTTCTCCCCGGACCCGGCCGTGGTCGACCACGCGACGACGTTCCTCCGCGTGAGCGGCCTCTCCTTCGGGTTCATCGGCGTGATGCGCGCGTACACCGGCGGCTTCCGCGGCGCGGGCCACACGATGATCGCGGCCGTCATCTCCCTGATCACGCTCGGGTTCGTCCGGCTCCCGGTGGCGTGGGTCGCCGCCGACCCCCTCGGCGCGATGGGGCTGTGGATCGCCTTCCCCGTCTCGAACGTCGTCGGCGGGGTCGTCGCGTACCTCTGGTTCGAGCGCGACACCTGGCGCGACGGGAACCTCACGGAGGAGGGCCCGTCGACAGAAGAGATCGGACCGGGCGTCGCGTCGCCCGAAGACGACTGA
- a CDS encoding MBL fold metallo-hydrolase, with the protein MSTDTGLDVTLVRNATVLATVGGTTFLVDPLFAEQGATPPIDDTPNDRRNPLVPMPDVDTSHDAVIVTHRHPDHWDEPARETLDDDVPLFCQPEEADAFVDEGFTDVRPVEETASFDGVTLRRTPGRHGHGELAERMGPVSGFVLDGDETLYVAGDTVWYEPVAETLAEFDPDAVLLNGGAARFNQGEPITMGVDDVAAVREATDATVAVVHMEAINHCLLSREELRAETADVLVPEDGERIEF; encoded by the coding sequence ATGTCGACAGACACCGGTCTGGACGTCACCCTCGTTCGCAACGCGACCGTCCTCGCGACCGTCGGCGGGACGACGTTCCTCGTCGATCCGCTGTTCGCGGAGCAGGGCGCGACGCCGCCGATCGACGACACCCCGAACGACCGCCGGAACCCGCTCGTGCCGATGCCCGACGTGGACACCTCGCACGACGCGGTGATCGTCACCCACCGCCACCCCGACCACTGGGACGAGCCCGCGAGGGAGACGCTCGACGACGACGTGCCGCTGTTCTGCCAGCCCGAGGAGGCGGACGCGTTCGTCGACGAGGGGTTCACCGACGTGCGACCCGTCGAGGAGACGGCGTCGTTCGACGGGGTCACCCTCCGCCGGACGCCGGGGCGACACGGCCACGGCGAACTGGCCGAGCGGATGGGACCGGTCTCGGGGTTCGTCCTCGACGGTGACGAGACGCTGTACGTCGCCGGCGACACGGTGTGGTACGAGCCGGTCGCGGAGACGCTGGCCGAGTTCGACCCGGACGCCGTCCTCCTCAACGGCGGCGCGGCGCGGTTCAACCAAGGAGAGCCGATCACGATGGGCGTCGACGATGTCGCCGCCGTGCGCGAGGCCACCGACGCCACGGTCGCCGTGGTCCACATGGAGGCGATCAACCACTGCCTGCTGTCGCGCGAGGAACTGCGCGCGGAGACGGCGGACGTGCTGGTCCCGGAGGACGGCGAGCGGATCGAGTTCTGA
- a CDS encoding COX15/CtaA family protein, with protein MTLVLFSLGVYTAATGSGLACQAQWPLCSDQLIPALTINPDFIEWFHRVWAMVTGFLIIGVAGWTWLGSGFERRTKLAATLAVAILPLQITVGAITVTLSGLVPGGYTVSTHAAHLIVALTIFTLLGLATIWGGGRGNARLLRVAAGIAVAGIVASAVFSRAVPFLTYAPPAQAAFYVTGLAGHLGLVATIAYATEAARNRYDGLDAGTAGTVRALAAGSMAALVGTLLLGRDLVLYTATWQQINLVALGVAVALAAGAAWTLRGVDEVRDGTAPIGGD; from the coding sequence ATGACGCTCGTCCTCTTCTCGCTCGGCGTCTACACGGCGGCGACCGGGTCCGGGCTGGCGTGTCAGGCCCAGTGGCCGCTGTGTTCCGACCAGCTCATCCCGGCGCTCACGATCAACCCCGACTTCATCGAGTGGTTCCACCGGGTGTGGGCGATGGTCACCGGCTTCCTCATCATCGGGGTCGCCGGGTGGACGTGGCTCGGCTCCGGATTCGAGCGCCGCACGAAGCTCGCGGCCACGCTGGCGGTCGCGATTTTGCCGCTCCAGATCACCGTCGGGGCGATCACCGTCACCCTCAGCGGGCTCGTCCCCGGCGGGTACACGGTGTCGACGCACGCGGCGCACCTGATCGTGGCGCTGACGATCTTCACGCTGCTCGGACTGGCGACGATCTGGGGCGGCGGGCGCGGGAACGCGCGGCTGCTCCGCGTCGCCGCGGGGATCGCGGTCGCGGGGATCGTCGCCAGCGCGGTCTTCTCGCGGGCGGTTCCGTTCCTCACCTACGCCCCGCCCGCGCAGGCGGCCTTCTACGTCACCGGGCTCGCCGGGCACCTCGGGCTCGTCGCGACGATCGCGTACGCGACGGAGGCGGCCCGGAACCGGTACGACGGGCTCGACGCCGGCACCGCCGGGACGGTCCGCGCGCTCGCCGCCGGGTCGATGGCCGCGCTCGTCGGCACGCTGCTGCTCGGCCGCGACCTCGTGTTGTACACGGCGACGTGGCAGCAGATCAACCTCGTCGCGCTCGGCGTCGCGGTCGCGCTCGCCGCGGGCGCGGCGTGGACCCTCCGCGGCGTCGACGAGGTGCGCGACGGCACCGCGCCGATCGGCGGCGACTGA
- the asd gene encoding aspartate-semialdehyde dehydrogenase, with translation MSVRVGILGATGAVGQRFIQLLDDHPTFDLAAVTASSESAGDTYREAAKWRVDTPIPEDVAEMEVAETTPEGIAGDDVDLLFSSLPSGVAAEVEPAFLEEGYVVSSNSSNDRMAEDVPLTIPEINPDHLDLIEVQRDERGWDGALVKNPNCSTITMVPTLAAVDEFGLESVRVSTLQAVSGAGYSGVTSMEIIDNAIPHIGGEENKMETESRKLLGEFDGAAVSLHDADVAASCNRIPTLDGHLENVFAEFADDPSAEDLREAMRSFEGAGDLPSSPDQLIKVYGGDEPERPQPRLDRTYAGGMGIVAGGVQSTDAGAKYNCLAHNTIRGAAGASLLNGELLVEEGYV, from the coding sequence ATGTCAGTCCGAGTCGGCATCCTCGGCGCGACGGGCGCTGTGGGCCAGCGGTTCATCCAGTTGCTCGACGATCACCCGACCTTCGACCTCGCCGCCGTCACCGCGAGCTCGGAGAGCGCGGGCGACACCTACCGCGAGGCGGCGAAGTGGCGCGTCGACACCCCCATCCCGGAGGACGTGGCCGAGATGGAGGTCGCCGAGACGACGCCCGAGGGGATCGCGGGCGACGACGTGGATCTGCTCTTCTCGTCGCTGCCCTCGGGGGTCGCCGCAGAGGTCGAGCCGGCGTTCCTCGAAGAGGGATACGTCGTCTCCTCGAACTCCTCGAACGACCGGATGGCCGAGGACGTACCGCTCACGATCCCCGAGATCAACCCGGACCACCTCGACCTCATCGAGGTCCAGCGCGACGAGCGCGGCTGGGACGGGGCCCTGGTGAAGAACCCCAACTGCTCGACGATCACGATGGTGCCGACGCTCGCGGCGGTCGACGAGTTCGGGCTAGAGAGCGTCCGCGTCTCGACGCTTCAGGCCGTCTCCGGGGCGGGCTACTCCGGCGTTACCTCGATGGAGATCATCGACAACGCCATCCCGCACATCGGCGGCGAGGAGAACAAGATGGAGACGGAGTCGCGCAAGCTGCTCGGCGAGTTCGACGGCGCGGCGGTCAGCCTCCACGACGCCGACGTGGCCGCCTCCTGTAACCGGATCCCGACGCTCGACGGCCACCTAGAGAACGTCTTCGCCGAGTTCGCCGACGACCCCTCGGCCGAGGACCTCCGCGAGGCGATGCGCTCGTTCGAGGGCGCGGGCGACCTGCCCAGCTCCCCCGACCAGCTCATCAAGGTGTACGGCGGCGACGAGCCGGAGCGCCCGCAGCCCCGCCTCGACCGCACGTACGCGGGCGGGATGGGCATCGTCGCCGGCGGCGTCCAGTCGACCGACGCCGGCGCGAAGTACAACTGCCTCGCGCACAACACGATCCGCGGCGCGGCCGGTGCCTCGCTCCTCAACGGCGAACTGCTCGTCGAGGAAGGGTACGTCTGA
- a CDS encoding basic amino acid ABC transporter substrate-binding protein: MDEPSSLDRRQYLTAVGATGLAATAGCIGGGGDGSETITIGSDIPYPPFEYRNEAGDLVGFDVEIAEAVFGEQLDREFEFQETSFDGIIASLNNANFRVIMSAMTINESRAERVDFSDPYFTAYQTVLLLKDSDITSREDLRGEAVGVQKGTTGEAAAEDLQAEFDGELEIESYDQINGAFDALLNNQVSAVINDNTVSGEFAAENDDVEFLEGDGVASDRDDAPPYLTLTVEEYGIAFRQDDDEFREAVNEAIQAIRDDGTYDEIYDEYFQA; this comes from the coding sequence ATGGACGAACCCAGTTCGCTGGATCGGAGACAGTACCTGACCGCGGTCGGCGCGACCGGCCTGGCGGCCACCGCCGGCTGTATCGGCGGCGGCGGCGACGGCAGCGAGACGATCACGATCGGCTCGGACATCCCGTACCCCCCCTTCGAGTACCGGAACGAGGCGGGCGACCTCGTCGGGTTCGACGTGGAGATCGCCGAGGCGGTGTTCGGCGAGCAGCTCGACCGGGAGTTCGAGTTCCAGGAGACCTCCTTCGACGGGATCATCGCGTCGCTGAACAACGCGAACTTCCGCGTCATCATGAGCGCGATGACGATCAACGAGTCGCGGGCCGAGCGCGTCGACTTCTCCGACCCGTACTTCACCGCGTACCAGACCGTCCTGCTGCTGAAGGACAGCGACATCACCTCCCGGGAGGACCTCCGCGGCGAGGCCGTCGGCGTCCAGAAGGGAACGACCGGCGAGGCGGCCGCCGAGGACCTCCAAGCGGAGTTCGACGGCGAACTCGAGATCGAGAGCTACGACCAGATCAACGGCGCGTTCGACGCGCTGCTCAACAACCAGGTGTCGGCCGTCATCAACGACAACACGGTGAGCGGCGAGTTCGCCGCGGAGAACGACGACGTCGAGTTCCTGGAGGGCGACGGTGTCGCGTCAGACCGCGACGACGCACCGCCGTACCTCACGCTGACGGTCGAGGAGTACGGGATCGCGTTCCGGCAGGACGACGACGAGTTCCGAGAGGCGGTCAACGAGGCCATCCAGGCGATCCGCGACGACGGGACGTACGACGAAATCTACGACGAGTACTTCCAGGCCTGA
- a CDS encoding FKBP-type peptidyl-prolyl cis-trans isomerase, with the protein MTLEYIGRLDDDETIFDTSREDVAAETGLAEAQPDREFAPLTVEVGAEEVIEGMDEGLVGLESGETATLTIPPEKAYGERTDERVREFETEQLREMLGGQLPEEGDQLEAQGGQLGDVVHVDEEVVRVDFNPDLAGETLEFEIEILNVD; encoded by the coding sequence GTGACGCTGGAGTACATCGGCCGACTGGACGACGACGAGACCATCTTCGACACCTCGCGGGAGGACGTGGCCGCGGAGACCGGTCTGGCGGAGGCACAGCCCGACAGGGAGTTCGCGCCGCTGACGGTCGAAGTGGGGGCCGAGGAGGTCATCGAGGGAATGGACGAGGGACTCGTGGGGCTGGAGTCCGGGGAGACGGCGACCCTCACTATCCCTCCTGAAAAGGCGTACGGCGAGCGGACCGACGAGCGCGTTCGGGAGTTCGAGACGGAGCAGCTCCGAGAGATGCTCGGCGGACAGCTCCCCGAGGAGGGCGACCAGCTCGAAGCACAGGGCGGTCAGTTGGGCGACGTGGTCCACGTCGACGAGGAGGTCGTGCGGGTGGACTTCAACCCCGACCTCGCCGGGGAGACGCTGGAGTTCGAAATCGAAATCCTGAACGTCGACTGA
- a CDS encoding Na+/H+ antiporter NhaC family protein, which yields MSEFGALSIVPPLLAIALAIATRKAILSLFLGIWSGAVIYTGGLGIVQTFDWIVAAIVADDGFQATILVFTLLLGSGVAMVWNLGGTHAVRDWAIERLDTQRKAGMAAWALGVILFFDDYANTTIVGSAMKDVSDRLRISREKLSYVVDSTAAPVATLGISSWVAFQLSLIDDGYAEAGVAEANRPSTFEVFLASIPFNMYAILAVAMVAIVVLWGRDYGEMLTAEHRSWTSGRVTRDGAKPMQDVAGELGEPPASTPRLINFFAPVAVLIAVTVATALWSGGLTATGLLSDLLAADLGGAGDRLWNAVVGADFATALMIGAFGMVLSGFVLGKVYRIFGLGDATEYVVDGFGIMLTAVSILVLAWGIGEVISALETGRYVAEATVGTVPEPVLPALIFVVAGFIAFSTGTSWGTMGIMTPVAVPIAWEVSGGGAAGHTLVAVMVGVIFSGAIFGDHSSPISDTTVLSATFTGADLVDHVRTQIYYAVTVGLVSVTLLLVWGFFGVTPFVLLPAGVLLLVALVYLLSEFDARRRGINPVSVREAQTDDGERVVVAGTEQDD from the coding sequence ATGTCCGAGTTCGGAGCGCTCTCGATCGTCCCGCCGCTGCTCGCCATCGCGCTGGCGATAGCCACCCGCAAGGCGATCCTCTCGCTGTTCCTCGGGATCTGGTCCGGGGCGGTGATCTACACGGGCGGGCTCGGGATCGTCCAGACGTTCGACTGGATCGTCGCGGCGATCGTCGCCGACGACGGGTTCCAGGCGACCATCCTCGTGTTCACGCTGCTGCTCGGCTCCGGGGTGGCAATGGTGTGGAACCTCGGCGGGACCCACGCCGTCCGCGACTGGGCGATCGAACGCCTCGACACGCAGCGCAAGGCGGGGATGGCCGCGTGGGCGCTCGGGGTGATCCTCTTTTTCGACGACTACGCCAACACCACGATCGTCGGCTCGGCGATGAAAGACGTCTCCGACCGTCTCCGGATCTCCCGCGAGAAGCTCTCGTACGTCGTCGACTCGACCGCCGCGCCCGTCGCCACGCTCGGCATCTCCTCGTGGGTCGCGTTCCAGCTGTCGCTGATCGACGACGGGTACGCTGAGGCCGGCGTCGCCGAGGCGAACCGGCCCAGCACCTTCGAGGTGTTCCTCGCGTCGATCCCGTTCAACATGTACGCGATCCTCGCGGTCGCGATGGTCGCCATCGTCGTGCTGTGGGGCCGCGACTACGGCGAGATGCTGACCGCCGAACACCGGTCGTGGACGAGCGGACGCGTCACCCGCGACGGCGCGAAGCCGATGCAGGACGTGGCCGGCGAACTGGGCGAGCCGCCGGCGTCGACGCCGCGGCTGATCAACTTCTTCGCGCCGGTCGCCGTCCTGATCGCCGTCACGGTCGCGACCGCGCTCTGGTCGGGCGGCCTCACGGCGACGGGCCTCCTGTCGGACCTCCTCGCGGCCGACCTCGGGGGCGCGGGCGACCGACTCTGGAACGCCGTCGTCGGGGCCGACTTCGCGACCGCGCTGATGATCGGCGCGTTCGGCATGGTGCTGTCCGGGTTCGTGCTCGGGAAGGTCTACCGGATCTTCGGCCTCGGCGACGCGACCGAGTACGTGGTCGACGGGTTCGGAATCATGCTCACGGCGGTGTCCATCCTCGTGTTGGCGTGGGGGATCGGCGAGGTCATCTCCGCGCTGGAGACGGGCCGGTACGTCGCCGAGGCGACGGTTGGAACGGTCCCCGAACCCGTCCTGCCGGCACTCATCTTTGTCGTCGCCGGCTTCATCGCCTTCTCGACCGGGACCTCGTGGGGAACGATGGGGATCATGACGCCCGTCGCGGTTCCCATCGCCTGGGAGGTCAGCGGGGGCGGCGCGGCGGGTCACACCCTCGTCGCGGTGATGGTCGGGGTCATCTTCTCCGGGGCGATATTCGGCGACCACAGCTCGCCGATATCCGACACGACGGTGCTGTCGGCGACGTTCACCGGCGCTGACCTCGTCGACCACGTCCGCACCCAGATCTACTACGCGGTCACCGTCGGGCTGGTCTCCGTGACGCTGCTTCTCGTGTGGGGCTTCTTCGGCGTCACGCCGTTCGTGCTGCTCCCGGCCGGCGTCCTCCTGCTCGTCGCGCTCGTCTACCTCCTCTCCGAGTTCGACGCGCGCCGCCGCGGGATCAACCCTGTGTCGGTCCGCGAGGCGCAGACCGACGACGGCGAGCGCGTCGTCGTCGCGGGGACCGAACAGGACGATTAA
- a CDS encoding DUF5814 domain-containing protein: MAFTDKIYVKNHRQLASQLETNIPKGAFAGATLDLLFTGDGLSKLDETTRDRVLDFAEDFLDCDCDSNPYCGCPEEKFMRYVLELRAEGLGPQAIVDVMTDDYMVYAYTGDVLSFLDDSVRKLEAIETLADVDGNGEMSERARKRKRELSG; encoded by the coding sequence GTGGCCTTTACCGACAAGATCTACGTGAAGAACCACCGGCAGCTCGCCTCCCAGCTGGAAACGAACATCCCCAAGGGGGCGTTCGCCGGCGCGACGCTCGATCTGCTGTTCACCGGCGACGGCCTCTCGAAGCTCGACGAGACGACCCGGGACCGCGTCCTCGACTTCGCCGAGGACTTCCTCGACTGCGACTGCGATTCGAACCCCTACTGCGGCTGCCCCGAGGAGAAGTTCATGCGCTACGTCCTCGAACTGCGCGCCGAGGGACTGGGGCCGCAGGCCATCGTCGACGTGATGACCGACGACTACATGGTGTACGCGTACACCGGCGACGTGCTCTCGTTCCTCGACGACTCCGTCCGGAAGCTGGAGGCCATCGAGACGCTCGCCGACGTCGACGGCAACGGCGAGATGTCCGAGCGGGCCCGAAAGCGGAAGCGGGAGCTGTCCGGGTAG
- a CDS encoding HD domain-containing protein, translating into MKNIRDPLYGFITANETELSVISTPPVQRLRRVAHLGLSDAVYPSATHSRFEHSLGVMHLAGELAASLGLPEDEVQAYKIAGLLHDVGHSPFSHALEEVIEERLGFEHERQSERVIRELEDHYDPDPEFVIDIIHGRTKYDVVAGDIDADRLDYLQRDARRTGFQNSSVDVQTIVKFAQIRDEQIVFDKKAVQAIEDMFAARLRMMKTIAGHHATRIAEAMLRRAVDGFLDDTLYTAEDVLTWDDYQLHTHLLEYDGHENLPGQASDRLYTRIANRNLYKRAVYVNENTIGRETVREIATEHDDPTRIEERIATEAGVHHHHVIVDLPSLPSEASTNVRIAMPEGIRDFSDISPTPSHLVDVQRRNTTLGVYSPRSDVDAVRSAAQEYFAL; encoded by the coding sequence GTGAAGAACATCCGCGATCCGCTCTACGGCTTCATCACCGCCAACGAGACGGAACTGAGTGTGATAAGCACGCCGCCGGTTCAGCGACTCCGCCGGGTCGCCCACCTCGGACTGTCGGACGCGGTGTACCCGAGCGCCACGCACTCCCGGTTCGAACACTCGCTGGGGGTCATGCATCTCGCCGGCGAACTGGCCGCGTCGCTGGGACTGCCCGAGGACGAGGTACAGGCGTACAAGATCGCGGGACTCCTCCACGACGTCGGCCACTCCCCGTTCTCGCACGCCCTCGAAGAGGTGATTGAGGAGCGGTTGGGGTTCGAACACGAGCGCCAGTCCGAGCGGGTCATCCGCGAGCTTGAGGACCACTACGACCCGGATCCCGAGTTCGTCATCGACATAATTCACGGGCGGACGAAGTACGACGTCGTCGCCGGGGACATCGACGCTGACCGACTCGACTATCTTCAACGCGACGCCCGTCGGACCGGGTTCCAGAACAGCAGCGTCGACGTCCAGACGATCGTCAAGTTCGCGCAGATACGCGATGAGCAGATAGTGTTCGACAAGAAGGCGGTACAGGCGATCGAGGACATGTTCGCGGCTCGGCTCAGGATGATGAAGACGATCGCCGGGCACCACGCGACGCGGATCGCCGAGGCGATGCTCAGACGGGCGGTGGACGGGTTCCTCGACGACACGTTGTACACGGCGGAAGACGTTCTGACGTGGGACGACTACCAGCTCCACACCCACCTGCTGGAGTACGATGGACACGAGAATCTCCCCGGGCAGGCCAGCGACCGGCTGTACACCCGGATCGCGAATCGGAACCTGTACAAACGCGCGGTCTACGTCAACGAGAACACGATCGGGCGCGAAACCGTCCGCGAGATTGCGACCGAGCACGACGATCCGACGCGCATCGAGGAGCGGATCGCGACCGAGGCCGGCGTCCATCACCATCACGTGATAGTGGACCTGCCGTCGCTTCCGAGCGAGGCGAGTACGAACGTCCGCATCGCGATGCCGGAGGGGATCCGTGACTTCTCGGACATCTCGCCGACGCCGTCGCACCTCGTCGACGTTCAGCGGCGGAACACGACCCTCGGCGTGTACTCCCCGCGGAGTGACGTCGACGCCGTGCGATCGGCCGCGCAGGAGTACTTCGCGCTGTGA
- a CDS encoding amino acid ABC transporter permease — protein MRDRLVKRVGEAAAGGFVLAIGGLLAWILSTQVDYELLSSPLIARRFAEAFFLVVQIVVISSLLSVTLGVFVGLGRISTSRITGRIAKGYVEFFRGTPLLFQLFVIYFGVPRLWATGEFPFPDWALPAAIVGLTLNHGAYVGEAIRGGIDAVPDGQMEAARSLGMSRVMALREVVLPQAWRNALAAIGNDQIILVKDTSLLTVIAVPEIMSVFRNINSNQLDPWTPLVWVCVLYLVITMSMSQLVNGLERRSDWGSDSRMFGRLSGLGSGGDADGGEEA, from the coding sequence ATGCGCGACCGGCTGGTGAAGCGGGTCGGCGAGGCGGCCGCCGGCGGGTTCGTGCTGGCCATCGGCGGACTGCTCGCGTGGATCCTCTCGACGCAGGTCGACTACGAGCTGCTCTCCTCGCCGCTCATCGCCCGGCGGTTCGCGGAGGCGTTCTTCCTCGTCGTCCAGATCGTCGTGATATCGAGCCTGCTGTCCGTGACCCTCGGCGTCTTCGTGGGGCTCGGCCGCATCTCGACGTCGCGAATCACCGGGCGGATCGCGAAGGGATACGTCGAGTTCTTCCGCGGTACCCCCCTTCTGTTCCAGTTGTTCGTCATCTACTTCGGCGTCCCGCGGCTGTGGGCGACCGGGGAGTTCCCGTTCCCTGACTGGGCGCTCCCGGCCGCGATCGTCGGGCTCACGCTGAACCACGGCGCGTACGTCGGCGAGGCGATCCGCGGCGGGATCGACGCCGTCCCCGACGGCCAGATGGAGGCGGCGCGGTCGCTCGGGATGTCCCGAGTGATGGCGCTGCGCGAGGTCGTGCTCCCGCAGGCGTGGCGGAACGCGCTCGCGGCGATCGGCAACGACCAGATCATCCTCGTGAAGGACACCTCGCTGCTGACCGTTATCGCCGTCCCGGAGATCATGAGCGTGTTCCGAAACATCAACAGCAACCAGCTCGACCCGTGGACCCCGCTCGTGTGGGTGTGCGTGCTCTACCTCGTCATCACGATGTCGATGAGCCAGCTCGTCAACGGACTGGAGCGCCGCTCCGACTGGGGGTCGGACAGCCGGATGTTCGGTCGGCTGTCGGGGCTCGGGTCCGGCGGCGACGCCGACGGGGGTGAGGAGGCGTGA
- a CDS encoding IS6 family transposase gives MPENDRLSGCLDEINLEFVEREATPKLLMKLSIQLHLSGLSLSNTVSFLEVFGVDRVRSTVHNWVHKADLQPEAGRSPNHVAVDETVIQLDDEQYWLYAAVDPQSNDLLHTKLEPTRTNVIADQFFTELRDKHDVDDAIFLVDGAVPLHRACDKHGLDFRYERHGNRNSVERVFREIKRRTTSFSNCFSNAKAETANEWLRSFAFAWNQLI, from the coding sequence ATGCCCGAAAACGACCGCCTCAGCGGCTGTTTAGACGAGATCAACTTAGAGTTTGTGGAGCGAGAGGCAACACCGAAACTGTTGATGAAGCTCAGTATTCAGCTCCATTTGTCTGGACTGTCGCTTTCGAATACTGTTTCATTTCTTGAGGTATTCGGTGTTGATCGAGTTCGATCCACCGTTCATAACTGGGTACACAAAGCCGATCTACAGCCGGAAGCTGGTCGGAGCCCGAATCACGTTGCGGTTGACGAGACTGTGATTCAGCTCGATGATGAACAATACTGGCTGTACGCTGCTGTCGATCCTCAGTCAAACGATTTGCTACATACAAAGCTTGAGCCAACAAGAACGAACGTGATCGCAGATCAGTTCTTCACGGAACTCCGCGACAAACACGACGTAGATGACGCGATCTTTCTCGTTGATGGTGCGGTTCCACTCCACCGAGCTTGTGACAAACACGGCCTCGATTTCAGATACGAACGACATGGAAATCGAAACAGCGTCGAACGTGTTTTTCGTGAGATAAAACGCAGAACTACCAGTTTCTCAAACTGTTTTAGCAACGCCAAAGCAGAAACAGCAAACGAGTGGCTCAGATCGTTCGCCTTCGCATGGAATCAGCTTATCTGA